One genomic region from Stackebrandtia nassauensis DSM 44728 encodes:
- the arsB gene encoding ACR3 family arsenite efflux transporter produces MPVTTAPEATAETGSRSPVKLSMLDKLLPVWIGLAMVAGLLLGRTIPAFGPALDAMSIGGISVPIALGLLIMMYPVLAKVRYDRLDTVTSDRRLLASSLVLNWLLGPAIMFALAWTFLPDLPEYRTGLIIVGLARCIAMVIIWNDLACGDREAAAVLVALNSVFQVLAFGLLGWFYLDLLPGWLGLTQSGLDVSVWTIVVNVLLFLGIPLAAGFLTRKLGERAKGRTWYEDRFLPKIGPIALYGLLFTIVILFALQGDAIIGQPLDVARIALPLLVYFALMWAGSFALGKTIGMGYERTTTLAFTAAGNNFELAIAVAIATFGVTSGQALAGVVGPLIEVPVLVALVYVSLWARRFFTAKQLSSRQATR; encoded by the coding sequence ATGCCCGTGACGACCGCACCCGAAGCCACCGCCGAGACAGGATCCCGCTCCCCCGTCAAACTATCCATGCTGGACAAACTGTTGCCGGTGTGGATCGGCCTGGCCATGGTCGCGGGCCTGCTGCTGGGGCGCACCATCCCCGCATTCGGCCCGGCCCTGGACGCCATGTCGATCGGCGGCATCTCGGTACCGATCGCACTGGGCCTGTTGATCATGATGTACCCGGTGCTGGCCAAAGTGCGCTACGACCGCCTCGACACCGTCACCTCCGACCGGCGACTGCTGGCCTCCTCGCTGGTGCTGAATTGGCTCCTCGGCCCGGCCATCATGTTCGCGCTCGCCTGGACCTTCCTGCCCGACCTGCCCGAATACCGCACCGGCCTCATCATCGTCGGGCTCGCCCGCTGCATCGCCATGGTCATCATCTGGAACGACCTGGCCTGCGGCGACCGCGAAGCCGCCGCCGTCCTGGTGGCACTCAACTCGGTATTCCAGGTGCTCGCCTTCGGCCTACTCGGCTGGTTCTACCTCGACCTGCTGCCCGGCTGGCTCGGCCTGACACAATCCGGACTGGACGTATCAGTGTGGACGATCGTGGTCAACGTGCTCCTCTTCCTGGGCATCCCCCTGGCCGCCGGATTCCTCACCCGCAAACTGGGCGAGCGCGCCAAAGGCCGCACCTGGTACGAAGACCGGTTCCTGCCCAAAATCGGGCCGATCGCGTTGTACGGCCTACTGTTCACCATCGTCATCCTGTTCGCCCTCCAAGGCGACGCCATCATCGGCCAACCCCTCGACGTCGCCCGCATCGCCCTCCCACTGCTGGTCTACTTCGCCCTCATGTGGGCCGGATCCTTCGCACTGGGCAAGACCATCGGCATGGGATACGAACGCACCACCACCCTGGCGTTCACCGCTGCCGGAAACAACTTCGAACTAGCCATCGCCGTGGCCATCGCGACCTTCGGCGTCACCTCCGGACAAGCCCTGGCCGGAGTCGTCGGCCCCCTCATCGAAGTACCCGTCCTCGTCGCCCTCGTCTACGTCAGCCTATGGGCCAGACGATTCTTCACCGCGAAACAACTCTCCAGCCGCCAAGCGACCAGGTAG
- a CDS encoding hydrogenase maturation protease — translation MIVVIGIGNPYRRDDGVGYEVIHRLETTGITARLATSDGEPTDLIDLWDGAELAVVVDAVRSGTARPGTIHELTTLPPSHGTGTASSHAIDIGDTFELARVLDRLPQRLVILAVEAADLSQGVGISADVAEAIPAVIDRVTTLAASRLSACHVWRLRHGRSVRHWGGASAASSYLRSVPALAPGVARGLAG, via the coding sequence ATGATCGTCGTCATCGGTATCGGCAACCCCTACCGTCGCGACGACGGCGTCGGGTACGAGGTCATCCACCGGCTCGAAACGACCGGAATCACGGCACGACTGGCCACAAGCGACGGCGAACCCACCGATCTGATCGACCTGTGGGACGGTGCCGAACTGGCGGTGGTGGTCGACGCCGTACGAAGCGGCACCGCCCGACCCGGCACGATCCATGAACTGACCACCCTCCCTCCGAGCCATGGCACGGGAACCGCCAGTTCCCACGCCATCGATATCGGCGACACCTTCGAACTGGCACGGGTGCTGGACCGGTTGCCACAGCGACTCGTCATCCTCGCCGTCGAAGCCGCCGACCTGAGCCAGGGCGTAGGGATCAGCGCCGATGTCGCCGAGGCCATCCCGGCCGTGATTGACCGTGTGACCACGCTGGCAGCCAGCAGATTATCGGCGTGCCACGTTTGGCGGCTCCGTCACGGTCGATCAGTGAGGCATTGGGGCGGGGCCAGTGCCGCATCGAGTTATCTGAGAAGCGTGCCCGCCCTTGCGCCTGGCGTGGCAAGGGGTCTGGCCGGTTAG
- a CDS encoding universal stress protein, with protein sequence MNTTKVNPVVVGVDGSIAGSRTVRFAAGEALLRGLPLRVVHARTWSAYYGDPASGGIYTAPLPPDAENRRIVDEAVTMARRAHPDLRVSGEVIDGSAAVALVDESEHAALITVGARGRGGVLELMLGSVAVDVVTRARCPVMLVRGEEDIVSTVVVGVDGTPISREALGFAFAEAAARQVPLHAVHAWSAAPNDATAEEDDRQRTERLLESWMSQWQDTYPTVETTALPIQSTDVTTTLVDASAKASLLVVGSRMRGELRARLLGSTAFALAHTSKCPLAIVRASGQHH encoded by the coding sequence ATGAACACGACGAAAGTCAATCCCGTTGTCGTCGGTGTCGACGGTTCCATCGCCGGTTCACGCACCGTCCGATTCGCCGCCGGTGAGGCACTGCTGCGAGGCCTGCCGCTTCGGGTCGTGCACGCGCGAACCTGGTCGGCCTACTACGGCGATCCCGCCTCGGGAGGCATCTACACCGCCCCGCTGCCACCCGACGCGGAAAACCGGCGCATCGTCGACGAAGCCGTCACGATGGCTCGCCGCGCGCATCCCGACCTGAGGGTTTCGGGCGAAGTCATCGACGGCAGCGCCGCCGTCGCGCTCGTCGACGAGTCCGAACACGCCGCCCTGATCACGGTGGGAGCCAGAGGCCGCGGCGGCGTCCTGGAGCTGATGCTGGGGTCAGTTGCCGTGGATGTGGTGACCCGCGCCCGCTGCCCGGTCATGCTGGTACGGGGTGAGGAGGACATCGTCAGCACGGTGGTGGTCGGCGTCGACGGCACCCCGATCTCACGGGAGGCCCTCGGTTTCGCGTTCGCCGAGGCGGCGGCGCGTCAGGTGCCACTGCACGCCGTTCACGCGTGGTCCGCCGCGCCGAACGACGCGACAGCGGAAGAAGACGATCGACAACGCACCGAACGTCTACTGGAGAGCTGGATGAGCCAGTGGCAGGACACGTACCCGACGGTGGAGACCACGGCCCTCCCAATCCAGTCCACCGACGTCACCACCACCTTGGTCGACGCGTCCGCGAAGGCCTCGCTGCTCGTGGTCGGCTCCCGGATGCGCGGAGAACTACGCGCCCGGCTACTGGGATCCACGGCTTTCGCCCTGGCCCACACCAGCAAATGTCCGCTGGCGATTGTTCGCGCTTCCGGGCAACATCACTGA
- a CDS encoding Crp/Fnr family transcriptional regulator, which translates to METAYDLLRGHPFTGDLPKEQLTRLSMCAHRAMFHSGARIFRENTPADRFWLIRQGHVVLDYESPGKRTQEIETLEPGSVLGWSWMAPPFTWHFGAVAEDDVFAVEFNAAEVRRLCTADPELGYELARRFAQVVADRLQATRRRLIEATGESTRTPPGPS; encoded by the coding sequence ATGGAAACCGCCTACGACCTGCTGCGCGGCCACCCGTTCACCGGTGACCTGCCAAAAGAGCAGCTGACACGACTGTCCATGTGCGCTCACCGCGCCATGTTCCACAGTGGCGCCCGCATCTTCCGGGAAAACACTCCCGCCGACCGGTTCTGGCTGATCCGCCAGGGACACGTCGTGCTCGACTATGAGTCCCCAGGAAAGAGAACCCAGGAAATCGAAACGCTGGAACCCGGCAGCGTACTGGGATGGTCGTGGATGGCACCACCGTTCACCTGGCACTTCGGCGCCGTAGCCGAAGACGATGTCTTCGCGGTGGAGTTCAACGCCGCCGAGGTGCGGCGCCTATGTACCGCCGATCCCGAACTCGGTTACGAACTGGCCCGCCGCTTCGCCCAAGTTGTCGCCGACCGGCTCCAGGCGACCCGGCGGCGCCTGATCGAAGCGACCGGCGAATCCACGCGAACCCCGCCGGGACCGTCATGA
- a CDS encoding Hsp20/alpha crystallin family protein, which translates to MTSLTPRIFGDLADFFGMSPGSHHTPPIRIAIQQSDQEYRVRAELPGMDPNKDIHVSVDHDVLSLRAERQSGTHDETHSEFRYGSMYRAVRLPGNADTDNIKAEYVRGVLDITVPLKAGSDTSVVIPVKGS; encoded by the coding sequence ATGACCTCGCTGACTCCACGAATCTTCGGCGATCTCGCTGACTTTTTCGGGATGAGCCCCGGGTCGCACCACACGCCCCCAATCCGCATCGCGATCCAGCAGAGCGACCAGGAATACCGGGTCCGCGCCGAATTGCCGGGAATGGATCCCAACAAGGACATCCACGTCTCGGTTGACCACGACGTCCTGAGCCTGCGGGCCGAACGCCAATCCGGGACCCACGACGAGACCCACTCCGAATTCCGGTATGGATCGATGTATCGCGCCGTCCGGCTTCCGGGCAACGCCGACACCGACAACATCAAAGCCGAATACGTCCGGGGAGTCCTCGACATCACGGTGCCCCTGAAAGCGGGCTCCGACACCAGCGTGGTGATACCGGTCAAGGGCTCGTAG
- a CDS encoding DoxX family membrane protein, producing MTTHQRPRHEVPVDESVPDPSTHHGRRVWAVARIGVGWIFLWAFLDKTFGLGYATPPDHSWLNGGRPTQGFLANSASGPFKGFYTSIAGAAWADWLFMLGLAGIGIAMILGIGMRIAAIAAAIQLVLMWSVALPPANNPLIDDHIIMAILVIGLAYANAGDTWGFGKPWSRTGLVQSWPVLR from the coding sequence ATGACGACGCATCAACGCCCGAGACATGAGGTGCCCGTTGACGAATCCGTGCCCGACCCCTCGACTCACCATGGTCGTCGGGTGTGGGCGGTCGCCCGTATCGGTGTCGGGTGGATCTTCCTGTGGGCGTTCCTCGACAAGACCTTCGGACTCGGCTACGCCACCCCACCCGACCACTCCTGGCTCAACGGCGGCCGCCCCACCCAGGGCTTCCTGGCCAACTCCGCCTCCGGACCGTTCAAGGGCTTCTACACCTCCATCGCCGGAGCCGCGTGGGCCGACTGGCTGTTCATGCTCGGCCTGGCCGGAATCGGCATCGCCATGATCCTGGGCATCGGCATGCGCATCGCCGCCATCGCCGCGGCCATCCAACTGGTGCTGATGTGGAGCGTGGCCCTGCCACCGGCCAACAACCCCCTCATCGACGACCACATCATCATGGCCATCCTCGTCATCGGCCTGGCCTACGCCAACGCCGGAGACACCTGGGGATTCGGCAAACCATGGTCGCGCACCGGCCTCGTCCAATCCTGGCCGGTCCTGCGTTGA
- a CDS encoding glycosidase-like protein, giving the protein MSRTPPDAIFGDREGCQLREPFDKPWGATALPSFTRHPGNPVLTAADWPTPVATIGNPGAAHDGHGIVLLCGVEDRRGMTTLNIARSRDGVGDWSIESQPLIEPRSCGSRHWSGVRDGRLTWVPELNGWVIAFTAFGHSGTGVALAFTSDFKDVVPLGVAAPPDDQSGVLLPRRADGEFVLLHRPMSPMSLRADVWSSRSPDLLRWHGSRPVLPARPTPWWDSAGVGVGPPPIETDHGWLTVYSGDKRVDDRTVRRVGMALLDRDDPTRVTHRGDEWVLEASEPYETGRSPTRSVTPSGAVIDVESRALRLYYGVADSGVCLATADLDEVLTYLLNQPVG; this is encoded by the coding sequence ATGTCCCGCACACCGCCCGACGCGATCTTCGGCGACCGTGAGGGTTGCCAACTCCGCGAACCCTTCGACAAACCATGGGGGGCCACGGCTCTGCCGTCGTTCACCCGGCATCCCGGCAATCCCGTGCTGACGGCGGCCGACTGGCCGACTCCGGTGGCCACGATCGGCAACCCCGGTGCCGCCCATGACGGCCACGGCATCGTGTTGCTGTGCGGGGTCGAGGATCGACGAGGTATGACGACGCTGAACATCGCGCGCAGCCGTGACGGAGTCGGTGACTGGAGCATCGAGTCCCAGCCGTTGATCGAGCCCCGCAGCTGCGGCTCCCGGCACTGGTCGGGGGTCCGGGACGGACGACTGACCTGGGTGCCCGAACTGAACGGCTGGGTCATCGCGTTCACCGCCTTCGGACACAGCGGGACCGGTGTCGCCCTGGCGTTTACCTCGGATTTCAAGGACGTGGTGCCGCTCGGTGTCGCCGCGCCCCCCGACGACCAGAGCGGTGTGCTGCTGCCGCGCCGCGCCGACGGTGAATTCGTTCTCCTGCACCGGCCGATGTCGCCAATGTCGCTGCGTGCCGACGTGTGGTCGTCACGGTCACCGGACCTGTTGCGGTGGCACGGCTCCAGGCCGGTTTTGCCCGCGAGGCCGACCCCGTGGTGGGACTCGGCCGGTGTCGGTGTGGGGCCGCCGCCCATCGAGACCGACCATGGCTGGCTGACCGTCTACTCCGGCGACAAACGCGTCGACGATCGCACCGTGCGCCGCGTCGGTATGGCGCTGCTGGACCGCGATGACCCGACGCGGGTGACGCATCGCGGCGACGAATGGGTCCTCGAGGCGTCCGAACCCTATGAGACGGGCAGGTCGCCAACCCGTTCGGTGACGCCCAGCGGGGCCGTGATCGATGTCGAGTCCAGGGCGCTGCGGCTGTACTACGGTGTCGCGGATTCGGGTGTCTGTCTGGCCACAGCGGACCTGGACGAGGTTCTCACCTACCTGCTCAACCAACCAGTCGGCTGA
- a CDS encoding glycosyltransferase, with protein MPNTRGRSRRELNIHIVSTYPPRRCGLANFTTDLRDALLGLDQDIDVRVCAMDTDGLTYPDEVTATISADAPATYRAAARRMRDQGADIVLIEHEYGIFGGTAGAHVLELSAELTRLGLPYMVTPHTMLSCPTRAQATVLHRLCRDAALITMLTPTGVNLGVDAGLAQPSKLVVIPHGAPPILRTSIEESRLGPDLARILAKSRTGPLLSTFGLLGPGKSLETAIDGLATVVERLPDVRYVIAGATHPGELAAHGTAYLSRLRDLACRMGLEDNVDFVDRYLSPAELSALLANTDVYLTPYRSQEQISSGTLTFAVAAGCPTVSTDYHYARDLLSSGAGRLVSGDDPAGFGAAVTELLTDPVALSCTRVVARRVGNRLMWPRVAETLVERIRSCGGDRNGTLSTVGVGDHVSRLVG; from the coding sequence ATGCCCAACACCAGGGGCCGTTCCCGGCGAGAACTGAACATCCACATCGTGTCCACCTATCCGCCCCGACGATGCGGGTTGGCCAACTTCACCACCGATCTGCGCGACGCCCTGCTGGGGCTCGACCAGGACATCGACGTCCGTGTCTGCGCGATGGACACCGACGGGCTGACCTATCCCGACGAGGTCACCGCGACGATCTCCGCCGACGCACCGGCGACATACCGCGCCGCGGCCCGCCGGATGCGGGACCAGGGCGCCGACATCGTGCTCATCGAGCACGAATACGGGATCTTCGGCGGGACGGCCGGAGCCCACGTTCTGGAACTGAGCGCCGAGCTCACCAGACTCGGACTGCCCTATATGGTCACTCCGCACACGATGTTGTCCTGTCCCACCCGGGCCCAGGCGACGGTGCTGCACCGCCTGTGCCGCGACGCCGCCCTCATCACGATGCTGACCCCCACCGGAGTGAACCTGGGGGTGGACGCCGGATTGGCCCAACCGTCGAAACTGGTGGTCATCCCGCACGGTGCGCCCCCGATCCTTCGCACGTCGATCGAGGAGTCGCGGCTGGGACCGGATCTGGCACGGATCCTGGCGAAGTCCCGAACCGGGCCACTGCTGTCCACGTTCGGGCTCCTGGGCCCGGGCAAGTCCCTCGAGACCGCGATCGACGGCCTGGCCACCGTCGTGGAGAGGCTTCCCGACGTTCGCTACGTCATCGCCGGTGCCACCCATCCCGGGGAACTGGCCGCCCACGGCACCGCGTACCTGTCGCGACTGCGGGACCTGGCCTGCCGCATGGGGTTGGAGGACAACGTCGACTTCGTCGACCGGTACCTGTCCCCGGCCGAACTGTCGGCGCTGCTGGCCAACACCGACGTGTACCTGACCCCGTATCGCAGCCAGGAACAGATCTCCTCGGGAACACTGACCTTCGCCGTCGCGGCCGGCTGCCCGACGGTGTCCACCGACTACCACTACGCCCGGGACCTGTTGTCCAGCGGAGCGGGCAGACTGGTGTCCGGAGACGACCCCGCCGGGTTCGGGGCCGCCGTGACCGAACTGCTGACCGATCCCGTCGCCCTGTCGTGCACGCGAGTCGTGGCCCGGCGTGTCGGCAACCGTCTGATGTGGCCGAGGGTGGCCGAGACACTCGTGGAGCGGATCCGTTCGTGTGGCGGGGATCGGAACGGGACGCTGTCAACCGTTGGTGTTGGCGACCACGTCAGCCGACTGGTTGGTTGA